From the genome of Argentina anserina chromosome 4, drPotAnse1.1, whole genome shotgun sequence, one region includes:
- the LOC126791298 gene encoding glucan endo-1,3-beta-glucosidase 3, whose amino-acid sequence MKVRKDSMAVLLFLLFLAVSSISAAENAFVGVNLGTDLSDMPSPTEVVALLKAQNIQYIRLYDADRAMLLALANTGIQVTVSVPNDQILGIGQSNATAANWITRNVIAHVPATNITAIAVGSEVLTALPNAAPVLVSALKFIHSALVASNLDRQIKVSTPHSSSIILDSFPPSQAFFNRSWDKVMIPVLNFLQSTDSYLMLNVYPYYDYMQSNGVIPLDYALFRPLPPNKEAVDANTLLHYTNVFDAIVDAAYFAMSYLNITNLPIVVTESGWPSKGDSAEPDATLDNANTYNSNLIKHVQNNTGTPKHPGIAVSTYIYELYNEDLRPGSVSEKNWGLFEANGLPVYTLHLIGAGTVLANDTTNQTFCVAKDGSDRKMLQAALDWACGPGKVDCSAMLQGQPCYEPDNVVTHATYAFNAYYQKMAKSPGTCDFKGVATITTTDPSHGSCIVPGSAGRNGTLDNSTSLAPSSNSTTASSGCISLIFHNSGSFATSAIIGFLVLSAVFL is encoded by the exons ATGAAAGTGAGGAAGGACTCCATGGCTGTTCTgctctttcttctcttcttagCTGTGTCTTCAATTTCTGCTGCTGAAA ATGCTTTTGTGGGTGTAAACCTTGGTACAGACCTCTCTGACATGCCAAGTCCAACTGAGGTGGTTGCTCTTCTTAAAGCTCAAAACATTCAATATATCAGGCTCTACGATGCAGATAGAGCCATGCTCCTTGCTCTTGCAAACACAGGCATCCAAGTCACTGTTTCTGTCCCAAATGATCAGATCCTTGGGATAGGTCAGTCCAATGCCACCGCGGCCAACTGGATCACTCGCAATGTGATAGCACATGTTCCTGCCACAAACATAACAGCTATAGCTGTTGGATCTGAGGTCCTAACTGCCCTCCCAAATGCTGCTCCAGTTCTAGTCTCTGCCTTAAAGTTCATTCACTCAGCACTTGTTGCCTCCAACCTTGATCGCCAAATTAAAGTCTCTACACCACACTCTTCCTCCATTATTCTTGACTCCTTTCCTCCTTCCCAAGCCTTCTTCAATCGCTCATGGGACAAAGTCATGATTCCGGTGCTCAATTTTTTGCAATCTACAGATTCATATCTCATGCTCAATGTATACCCATACTATGATTACATGCAATCGAATGGTGTGATCCCCTTGGACTATGCACTTTTCCGCCCTCTCCCTCCAAACAAGGAAGCCGTGGATGCTAATACATTGTTGCATTATACTAATGTCTTTGATGCAATTGTTGATGCCGCGTATTTTGCAATGTCCTACTTAAACATCACAAATCTCCCAATTGTGGTGACTGAGTCAGGCTGGCCTTCCAAGGGTGACTCAGCGGAGCCAGATGCCACACTAGACAATGCTAACACCTACAACAGTAACCTAATCAAGCATGTGCAAAACAACACAGGGACTCCTAAGCATCCTGGGATTGCTGTTAGTACTTACATTTATGAGCTCTACAATGAGGATTTGAGGCCAGGATCAGTCTCTGAAAAGAACTGGGGACTTTTTGAAGCAAATGGATTGCCAGTTTATACCTTGCACTTGATAGGTGCTGGAACTGTATTGGCAAATGACACAACGAACCAAACCTTTTGTGTCGCAAAGGATGGTAGTGACAGAAAGATGCTGCAGGCTGCCTTAGATTGGGCTTGTGGACCTGGAAAAGTTGATTGCTCAGCTATGCTGCAAGGGCAACCATGTTATGAACCAGACAATGTGGTGACTCATGCAACATACGCCTTCAATGCATACTATCAGAAGATGGCCAAGTCTCCTGGGACTTGTGATTTCAAAGGGGTAGCTACTATTACGACCACAGATCCGA GTCATGGTTCTTGTATAGTTCCTGGAAG TGCTGGAAGAAATGGGACATTAGATAATAGTACATCGCTAGCTCCATCTTCAAATTCCACAACTGCTTCCTCTGGGTGCATTTCACTAATTTTCCATAATAGTGGTTCCTTTGCAACCTCTGCCATCATAGGTTTCTTAGTTCTAAGTGCAGTATTCTTGTAG